The proteins below are encoded in one region of Rhizobium sp. 9140:
- the gcvP gene encoding aminomethyl-transferring glycine dehydrogenase — translation MTTPADFTFTDYQPYDFANRRHIGPSPSEMDAMLKVIGYPTLDALIDDTVPASIRQKVPLAWGAALTEREALDTLRETANMNKPLVSLIGQGYYGTITPPVVQRNILENPAWYTAYTPYQPEISQGRLEALLNYQTMVCDLTGLDVANSSLLDEATAAAEAMAMAERVSKSKQKTFFVDENCHPQTIALLKTRAEPLGWTILVGNPFEDMQSADVFGAIFQYPGTYGHVSDFTGLISRLHQTGAIAVVAADPMALALLKSPGEMGADIAIGSTQRFGVPVGYGGPHAAYMAVKDTHKRSMPGRLVGVSVDSRGNRAYRLSLQTREQHIRREKATSNICTAQVLLAVMASMYAVFHGPEGIKAIAQSIHQKTVRLAKGLEALGYAVEPETFFDTVTVEVGKLQSVIMKAAVADGVNLRKIGETRIGISLDERSRPITLESVWRAFGGDFQVAQFEPDYRLPSALLRRSAYLTHPIFHMNRAESEMTRYIRRLSDRDLALDRAMIPLGSCTMKLNATAEMLPITWPEFAEIHPFVPADQALGYKAMIDDLSEKLCAVTGYDAISMQPNSGAQGEYAGLLTIRAYHLANNEGHRDICLIPTSAHGTNPASAQMVGMKVVVVKVSANGDIDMDDFRAKAEQYADTLSCCMITYPSTHGVFEESVREVCEIVHKHGGQVYLDGANMNAMVGLSRPGDIGSDVSHLNLHKTFCIPHGGGGPGMGPIGVKAHLAPYLPRDPSNPESAGTGAVSAAPFGSASILPISWSYCLMMGGEGLTQATKVAILNANYIAARLKGAYDVLYKSEKGRVAHECIIDTRPLAESAGVTVDDVAKRLIDCGFHAPTMSWPVAGTLMVEPTESETKAEIDRFCDAMLAIREEARAIEEGRLDRTNNPLKNAPHTVEDLVGDWDRPYSREQACFPPGAFRVDKYWSPVNRVDNVYGDRNLVCTCPPLEDYAEAAE, via the coding sequence GTGACAACGCCGGCCGATTTCACCTTTACGGATTATCAGCCCTACGATTTTGCCAACCGCCGCCATATCGGCCCCTCGCCATCCGAAATGGATGCGATGCTGAAGGTGATCGGCTACCCCACGCTGGACGCCCTGATCGACGACACCGTTCCCGCGTCCATCCGCCAGAAAGTGCCGCTCGCTTGGGGTGCGGCGCTGACCGAACGTGAAGCGCTTGATACGCTGCGCGAGACGGCGAACATGAACAAGCCGCTCGTGTCGCTGATCGGCCAAGGCTACTACGGCACGATCACGCCGCCGGTCGTCCAGCGCAATATTCTGGAAAACCCTGCCTGGTACACGGCCTATACGCCCTACCAGCCGGAGATCAGCCAGGGGCGCCTCGAAGCACTGTTGAACTACCAGACCATGGTCTGCGACCTCACGGGCCTCGACGTCGCCAATTCCTCGCTGCTGGATGAAGCCACGGCTGCCGCCGAAGCCATGGCGATGGCGGAGCGTGTCTCCAAGTCCAAGCAGAAGACCTTCTTCGTGGACGAGAACTGCCATCCACAGACAATCGCGCTTCTGAAGACGCGCGCCGAGCCGCTCGGCTGGACGATCCTCGTCGGCAATCCGTTCGAGGATATGCAGTCGGCCGACGTCTTCGGCGCGATCTTCCAATATCCCGGCACCTACGGCCATGTCAGCGATTTCACGGGGCTGATCTCGCGTCTGCACCAGACCGGTGCGATTGCCGTCGTCGCTGCCGATCCGATGGCGCTGGCGCTGTTGAAGTCGCCCGGCGAAATGGGTGCGGACATCGCCATCGGCTCGACGCAGCGTTTCGGCGTTCCCGTCGGCTATGGCGGCCCGCACGCGGCCTACATGGCCGTCAAGGACACGCATAAGCGCTCCATGCCCGGCCGCCTCGTCGGCGTTTCGGTCGACAGCCGCGGCAATCGCGCCTATCGCCTGTCGCTCCAGACCCGCGAACAGCATATCCGCCGCGAAAAGGCCACGTCCAACATCTGCACGGCGCAGGTGCTGCTGGCCGTCATGGCGTCGATGTATGCCGTGTTTCACGGGCCGGAAGGCATCAAAGCCATCGCGCAGAGCATCCATCAGAAAACGGTTCGGCTTGCAAAGGGGCTTGAGGCTCTCGGTTACGCCGTCGAGCCGGAAACCTTCTTCGACACGGTGACCGTCGAGGTCGGCAAGCTGCAGTCCGTCATCATGAAGGCGGCCGTGGCGGACGGTGTCAACCTGCGCAAGATCGGCGAGACCCGCATCGGCATCAGCCTCGACGAGCGCTCGCGCCCGATCACACTCGAATCCGTCTGGCGCGCCTTCGGCGGCGATTTCCAAGTGGCGCAGTTCGAGCCGGACTACCGCCTGCCTTCGGCGCTGCTGCGCCGCAGCGCCTACCTCACCCATCCGATTTTTCACATGAACCGCGCGGAAAGCGAGATGACCCGCTATATCCGCCGGCTGTCGGATCGGGACCTCGCGCTCGACCGGGCCATGATTCCGCTCGGTTCGTGCACGATGAAGCTCAATGCGACAGCTGAAATGCTGCCGATCACCTGGCCGGAATTCGCCGAGATTCATCCTTTCGTCCCCGCCGATCAGGCGCTCGGCTACAAGGCGATGATCGACGATCTTTCCGAAAAGCTGTGCGCCGTCACCGGCTACGACGCGATTTCGATGCAGCCGAACTCGGGCGCGCAGGGGGAATATGCCGGCCTCCTGACGATCCGCGCCTACCACCTCGCCAACAACGAGGGGCACCGCGATATCTGCCTGATCCCGACCTCGGCGCATGGCACCAATCCAGCATCCGCCCAGATGGTCGGCATGAAGGTGGTGGTGGTCAAGGTCAGCGCCAATGGCGATATCGACATGGATGATTTCCGTGCGAAAGCCGAGCAGTATGCCGACACGCTCTCCTGCTGCATGATCACCTATCCCTCGACGCATGGCGTGTTCGAGGAAAGCGTGCGCGAGGTCTGCGAGATCGTTCACAAGCATGGCGGCCAGGTCTATCTCGACGGGGCCAACATGAACGCCATGGTCGGCCTGTCCCGCCCGGGCGATATCGGCTCCGATGTCAGCCACCTCAACCTGCACAAGACCTTCTGCATCCCGCATGGCGGCGGCGGTCCGGGCATGGGGCCGATCGGCGTCAAGGCGCATCTCGCGCCATACCTGCCCCGTGATCCCTCGAACCCCGAGAGCGCCGGCACGGGCGCGGTCTCGGCCGCGCCTTTCGGCTCGGCCTCGATCCTGCCGATCTCGTGGAGCTACTGCCTGATGATGGGCGGGGAAGGCCTGACGCAGGCGACCAAGGTCGCCATCCTCAACGCCAACTACATCGCCGCCCGCCTGAAGGGCGCGTATGACGTCCTCTACAAGTCGGAAAAGGGGCGTGTGGCGCATGAGTGCATCATCGATACGCGCCCGCTGGCCGAAAGCGCCGGCGTGACCGTGGACGATGTCGCAAAGCGGCTGATCGACTGCGGTTTCCACGCCCCGACCATGAGCTGGCCCGTTGCCGGCACGCTGATGGTCGAGCCGACCGAGTCGGAAACCAAAGCTGAGATCGATCGCTTCTGCGATGCGATGCTGGCCATCCGCGAGGAAGCCCGCGCCATTGAGGAAGGCCGTCTCGACCGGACCAACAACCCGCTGAAGAACGCCCCGCACACGGTGGAAGACCTTGTCGGAGACTGGGACCGCCCTTACTCCCGCGAACAGGCCTGCTTCCCGCCCGGCGCCTTCCGGGTCGACAAATACTGGTCGCCGGTCAACCGCGTCGACAACGTCTATGGCGACCGAAACCTCGTCTGCACCTGCCCGCCGCTCGAGGATTACGCCGAAGCCGCAGAGTAA